One part of the Arabidopsis thaliana chromosome 1 sequence genome encodes these proteins:
- a CDS encoding Leucine-rich repeat protein kinase family protein (Leucine-rich repeat protein kinase family protein; FUNCTIONS IN: protein serine/threonine kinase activity, protein kinase activity, kinase activity, ATP binding; INVOLVED IN: protein amino acid phosphorylation; CONTAINS InterPro DOMAIN/s: Protein kinase, ATP binding site (InterPro:IPR017441), Protein kinase, catalytic domain (InterPro:IPR000719), Serine/threonine-protein kinase-like domain (InterPro:IPR017442), Protein kinase-like domain (InterPro:IPR011009), Serine/threonine-protein kinase, active site (InterPro:IPR008271); BEST Arabidopsis thaliana protein match is: Leucine-rich repeat protein kinase family protein (TAIR:AT1G51820.1); Has 152900 Blast hits to 118987 proteins in 4471 species: Archae - 91; Bacteria - 12887; Metazoa - 43422; Fungi - 9576; Plants - 68632; Viruses - 377; Other Eukaryotes - 17915 (source: NCBI BLink).) yields the protein MWITVNTDNTIKEILHVSKSNTLQVCLVKTGTSIPYINTLELRPLADDIYTNESGSLNYLFRVYYSNLKGYIEYPDDVHDRIWKQILPYQDWQILTTNLQINVSNDYDLPQRVMKTAVTPIKASTTTMEFPWNLEPPTSQFYLFLHFAELQSLQANETREFNVVLNGNVTFKSYSPKFLEMQTVYSTAPKQCDGGKCLLQLVKTSRSTLPPLINAMEAYTVLDFPQIETNVDEVIAIKNIQSTYGLSKTTWQGDPCVPKKFLWDGLNCNNSDDSTPPIITSLNLSSSGLTGIIVLTIQNLANLQELDLSNNNLSGGVPEFLADMKSLLVINLSGNNLSGVVPQKLIEKKMLKLNIEGNPKLNCTVESCVNKDEEGGRQIKSMTIPIVASIGSVVAFTVALMIFCVVRKNNPSNDEAPTSCMLPADSRSSEPTIVTKNKKFTYAEVLTMTNNFQKILGKGGFGIVYYGSVNGTEQVAVKMLSHSSAQGYKQFKAEVELLLRVHHKNLVGLVGYCEEGDKLALIYEYMANGDLDEHMSGKRGGSILNWGTRLKIALEAAQGLEYLHNGCKPLMVHRDVKTTNILLNEHFDTKLADFGLSRSFPIEGETHVSTVVAGTIGYLDPEYYRTNWLTEKSDVYSFGVVLLVMITNQPVIDQNREKRHIAEWVGGMLTKGDIKSITDPNLLGDYNSGSVWKAVELAMSCMNPSSMTRPTMSQVVFELKECLASESSREVSMTFGTEVAPMAR from the exons ATGTGGATCACGGTGAATACTGATAACACTATCAAGGAGATCCTCCACGTATCGAAATCAAACACTTTGCAAGTGTGTCTTGTTAAGACAGGTACAAGTATACCTTATATAAATACATTGGAACTACGACCATTGGCCGACGATATATACACCAACGAAAGTGGCTCCCTCAACTATCTTTTTCGGGTTTATTATAGCAATTTAAAGGGCTATATAGA GTACCCCGATGATGTCCACGATCGCATATGGAAACAAATCCTACCTTACCAGGATTGGCAGATTTTAACTACGAATCTCCAAATAAACGTTTCTAATGATTATGATCTACCCCAACGTGTAATGAAAACAGCTGTAACACCCATTAAAGCTAGCACAACGACGATGGAATTTCCCTGGAACTTAGAGCCTCCAACTTCACAGTTTTACTTATTCCTTCACTTTGCAGAGCTTCAAAGTCTACAAGCCAACGAGACGAGGGAATTCAATGTGGTGTTGAACGGAAATGTTACATTTAAATCTTATAGTCCTAAGTTTTTAGAAATGCAAACAGTATATAGCACAGCACCAAAGCAATGCGATGGAGGGAAATGCTTGTTGCAGTTAGTGAAAACGTCAAGGTCCACTTTGCCGCCTCTAATTAATGCTATGGAGGCTTACACTGTGCTTGATTTCCCACAGATAGAAACAAATGTAGATGAAG TGATTGCTATCAAGAATATACAATCTACTTATGGATTGAGTAAAACAACCTGGCAAGGAGATCCATGTGTACCCAAAAAGTTCTTGTGGGATGGTTTAAACTGCAACAACTCGGATGATTCTACGCCACCAATTATCACTTCCTT AAACTTGTCTTCAAGTGGATTGACTGGAATTATCGTGCTGACCATTCAGAATCTCGCCAATTTACAAGAACT GGACTTGTCAAATAACAACTTGTCTGGAGGTGTTCCTGAATTTCTAGCGGATATGAAGTCGCTCTTGGTCAT AAACTTAAGTGGGAACAATCTCAGTGGTGTAGTTCCTCAAAAGCttatagagaagaaaatgttgaaattgaa CATTGAAGGCAATCCGAAGCTTAATTGCACAGTGGAGTCATGTgtaaacaaagatgaagaggGTGGACGACAGATAAAGAGCATGACAATCCCAATTGTGGCATCAATTGGTTCTGTTGTTGCCTTCACAGTTGcattgatgatattttgtgTTGTTCGAAAGAATAACCCGTCAAACGATGAAG CTCCAACATCATGTATGCTACCCGCGGATAGTAGATCATCTGAACCGACAATAGTGAcgaagaataaaaaatttacgTATGCGGAGGTTTTAACCATGACaaacaatttccaaaaaatCCTTGGAAAAGGAGGATTTGGAATTGTATATTATGGTTCAGTAAACGGTACAGAGCAGGTTGCTGTGAAAATGCTTTCCCATTCATCAGCTCAAGGATATAAGCAATTTAAAGCTGAG GTTGAACTTCTTCTTAGAGTACATCACAAGAATTTGGTAGGCCTTGTCGGGTATTGCGAAGAAGGAGATAAATTGGCTCTCATCTACGAATACATGGCCAATGGAGACTTAGATGAGCATATGTCAG GAAAACGAGGTGGTTCTATATTAAATTGGGGAACAAGGCTAAAGATAGCTCTCGAGGCTGCACAAG gATTAGAGTACTTGCATAATGGATGCAAACCCTTAATGGTTCATAGAGATGTTAAAACCACAAATATATTGTTGAATGAACATTTCGATACCAAACTTGCTGATTTTGGGCTTTCGAGATCATTCCCGATAGAAGGGGAAACTCATGTATCAACTGTTGTTGCTGGAACTATTGGTTACCTCGATCCCGA ATATTACCGAACAAATTGGTTGACGGAGAAAAGTGATGTGTATAGTTTTGGAGTTGTATTATTGGTGATGATTACAAACCAACCCGTGATAGACCAAAACCGCGAAAAGAGACATATAGCAGAATGGGTGGGAGGAATGCTTACGAAAGGAGACATCAAAAGTATTACTGATCCAAATCTCCTTGGAGATTATAATTCTGGTTCTGTTTGGAAAGCTGTTGAACTAGCAATGTCATGTATGAATCCTTCTTCGATGACAAGACCGACAATGTCTCAAGTTGTTTTTGAACTGAAAGAGTGTTTGGCCTCTGAAAGCTCCAGGGAAGTGAGCATGACCTTCGGAACTGAAGTGGCCCCTATGGCTCGGTAG
- a CDS encoding Leucine-rich repeat protein kinase family protein (Leucine-rich repeat protein kinase family protein; FUNCTIONS IN: kinase activity; INVOLVED IN: protein amino acid phosphorylation; LOCATED IN: endomembrane system; EXPRESSED IN: 10 plant structures; EXPRESSED DURING: 7 growth stages; CONTAINS InterPro DOMAIN/s: Protein kinase, ATP binding site (InterPro:IPR017441), Protein kinase, catalytic domain (InterPro:IPR000719), Leucine-rich repeat (InterPro:IPR001611), Serine/threonine-protein kinase-like domain (InterPro:IPR017442), Protein kinase-like domain (InterPro:IPR011009), Serine/threonine-protein kinase, active site (InterPro:IPR008271); BEST Arabidopsis thaliana protein match is: Leucine-rich repeat protein kinase family protein (TAIR:AT1G51850.1); Has 160279 Blast hits to 119957 proteins in 4419 species: Archae - 101; Bacteria - 13381; Metazoa - 43768; Fungi - 9630; Plants - 74708; Viruses - 404; Other Eukaryotes - 18287 (source: NCBI BLink).), with protein MERHFVFIATYLLIFHLVQAQNQTGFISVDCGLSLLESPYDAPQTGLTYTSDADLVASGKTGRLAKEFEPLVDKPTLTLRYFPEGVRNCYNLNVTSDTNYLIKATFVYGNYDGLNVGPNFNLYLGPNLWTTVSSNDTIEEIILVTRSNSLQVCLVKTGISIPFINMLELRPMKKNMYVTQSGSLKYLFRGYISNSSTRIRFPDDVYDRKWYPLFDDSWTQVTTNLKVNTSITYELPQSVMAKAATPIKANDTLNITWTVEPPTTQFYSYVHIAEIQALRANETREFNVTLNGEYTFGPFSPIPLKTASIVDLSPGQCDGGRCILQVVKTLKSTLPPLLNAIEAFTVIDFPQMETNENDVAGIKNVQGTYGLSRISWQGDPCVPKQLLWDGLNCKNSDISTPPIITSLDLSSSGLTGIITQAIKNLTHLQILDLSDNNLTGEVPEFLADIKSLLVINLSGNNLSGSVPPSLLQKKGMKLNVEGNPHILCTTGSCVKKKEDGHKKKSVIVPVVASIASIAVLIGALVLFLILRKKRSPKVEGPPPSYMQASDGRLPRSSEPAIVTKNRRFSYSQVVIMTNNFQRILGKGGFGMVYHGFVNGTEQVAVKILSHSSSQGYKQFKAEVELLLRVHHKNLVGLVGYCDEGDNLALIYEYMANGDLKEHMSGTRNRFILNWGTRLKIVIESAQGLEYLHNGCKPPMVHRDVKTTNILLNEHFEAKLADFGLSRSFLIEGETHVSTVVAGTPGYLDPEYHRTNWLTEKSDVYSFGILLLEIITNRHVIDQSREKPHIGEWVGVMLTKGDIQSIMDPSLNEDYDSGSVWKAVELAMSCLNHSSARRPTMSQVVIELNECLASENARGGASRDMESKSSIEVSLTFGTEVSPNAR; from the exons ATGGAGAGACATTTTGTGTTTATTGCCACCTATTTGCTGATATTTCATCTTGTTCAAGCTCAAAATCAAACAG GATTCATTAGTGTGGATTGTGGTTTATCCCTTCTTGAGTCTCCTTACGATGCACCACAAACGGGTTTAACATATACATCAGATGCCGATTTAGTAGCTAGTGGCAAAACCGGTAGACTCGCCAAAGAATTTGAACCACTCGTTGATAAGCCGACTTTGACACTGAGATACTTTCCAGAGGGAGTACGAAACTGCTACAATCTAAATGTCACCAGCGACACCAACTATTTAATCAAGGCCACATTTGTATATGGGAATTACGATGGTCTTAATGTTGGGCCAAACTTCAACCTTTATCTCGGTCCGAATTTGTGGACAACGGTGAGTAGCAATGACACTATAGAGGAAATAATCCTTGTGACCAGATCCAACTCTTTACAGGTGTGTCTTGTTAAGACGGGAATAAGTATACCTTTTATAAATATGTTGGAGCTACGACcgatgaagaaaaatatgtacGTTACTCAAAGCGGTTCACTGAAGTATTTATTCAGAGGGTATATTAGCAATTCAAGTACTCGTATAAG GTTCCCGGATGATGTCTATGACCGTAAATGGTACCCGCTCTTCGACGACTCATGGACACAAGTAACTACAAATCTCAAAGTGAACACAAGTATTACTTATGAACTACCACAAAGTGTAATGGCAAAAGCCGCAACGCCAATTAAGGCTAACGACACCTTGAACATTACATGGACGGTAGAGCCCCCTACTACACAGTTTTACTCTTACGTACACATTGCAGAGATTCAGGCTCTAAGGGCAAACGAGACAAGGGAGTTCAATGTGACACTGAATGGAGAATATACTTTTGGACCTTTTAGTCCTATACCGCTAAAAACCGCATCCATAGTCGACTTAAGCCCAGGGCAATGCGATGGAGGGAGATGCATTTTGCAGGTTGTGAAGACGCTGAAATCTACGCTTCCTCCTTTACTTAATGCTATCGAAGCTTTCACCGTGATTGATTTCCCGCAAATGGAgacaaatgaaaatgatg TTGCTGGGATCAAGAATGTTCAAGGTACTTATGGATTGAGTAGAATTAGTTGGCAAGGAGATCCATGTGTCCCCAAACAGTTATTGTGGGATGGTCTAAACTGCAAAAACTCGGATATTTCTACGCCACCGATAATCACTTCCTT AGACTTATCTTCAAGTGGATTAACTGGGATCATCACGCAAGCCATTAAGAATCTTACTCACCTGCAAATATT GGACTTGTCAGATAATAATTTGACTGGAGAAGTACCTGAGTTTTTAGCTGACATAAAATCACTCTTGGTCAT AAACTTAAGTGGTAATAATCTAAGTGGCTCAGTTCCTCCCTCACTTCTTCAGAAGAAAGGAATGAAGTTAAA TGTCGAAGGCAATCCTCATATTCTTTGCACAACGGGTTCTTGTGTCAAGAAAAAAGAGGATGgacataagaaaaagagtgtCATAGTGCCAGTTGTTGCATCAATTGCTTCAATAGCTGTTCTTATAGGTGCATTGGTTCTGTTTCTAATTCTTAGAAAGAAAAGGTCACCAAAAGTTGAAG GGCCACCACCATCTTATATGCAAGCATCAGATGGTAGATTGCCTAGATCATCTGAACCGGCAATCGTAACGAAAAATAGAAGGTTTTCTTATTCACAAGTTGTGATAATGACAAATAACTTCCAAAGAATCCTTGGGAAAGGAGGGTTTGGAATGGTTTATCATGGTTTCGTGAACGGTACAGAGCAAGTAGCTGTTAAGATACTCTCCCATTCATCGTCTCAAGGATATAAACAATTCAAAGCTGAG GTAGAACTTCTTCTTAGAGTTCATCACAAGAACTTGGTTGGTCTTGTTGGGTACTGCGACGAAGGAGATAACTTGGCTCTTATCTATGAATACATGGCCAATGGAGATCTAAAAGAACATATGTCAg GAACACGTAACCGCTTTATTTTGAATTGGGGAACTAGACTAAAAATAGTCATCGAGTCTGCACAAG GACTCGAGTACTTGCATAATGGTTGCAAACCACCAATGGTACATAGGGACGTCAAAACTACAAATATATTGTTGAACGAACACTTTGAGGCCAAACTTGCGGATTTTGGGCTTTCGAGATCATTCCTGATCGAAGGTGAAACTCATGTATCAACAGTTGTTGCTGGAACTCCTGGATATCTCGATCCTGA aTACCATAGAACAAATTGGTTGACAGAAAAGAGtgatgtttatagttttgggATTCTATTGTTGGAGATTATCACAAACCGACATGTGATCGACCAAAGCCGTGAAAAGCCACACATAGGAGAATGGGTAGGAGTAATGCTTACAAAAGGAGACATCCAAAGCATTATGGATCCAAGTCTCAATGAAGATTATGATTCCGGTTCTGTTTGGAAAGCTGTTGAACTAGCAATGAGTTGTCTAAATCATTCTTCAGCGAGAAGACCGACCATGTCCCAAGTTGTTATTGAATTGAACGAGTGTCTGGCTTCTGAAAATGCAAGGGGAGGAGCAAGTCGGGACATGGAATCAAAGAGTTCTATAGAAGTGAGCTTGACGTTTGGTACTGAAGTGAGCCCAAACGCTCGATAG
- a CDS encoding Leucine-rich repeat protein kinase family protein, giving the protein MVPALRRLMDTKIQALRANETREFNVTLNGEYTFGPFSPIPLKTASIVDLSPGQCDGGRCILQVVKTLKSTLPPLLNAIEAFTVIDFPQMETNENDVAGIKNVQGTYGLSRISWQGDPCVPKQLLWDGLNCKNSDISTPPIITSLDLSSSGLTGIITQAIKNLTHLQILDLSDNNLTGEVPEFLADIKSLLVINLSGNNLSGSVPPSLLQKKGMKLNVEGNPHILCTTGSCVKKKEDGHKKKSVIVPVVASIASIAVLIGALVLFLILRKKRSPKVEGPPPSYMQASDGRLPRSSEPAIVTKNRRFSYSQVVIMTNNFQRILGKGGFGMVYHGFVNGTEQVAVKILSHSSSQGYKQFKAEVELLLRVHHKNLVGLVGYCDEGDNLALIYEYMANGDLKEHMSGTRNRFILNWGTRLKIVIESAQGLEYLHNGCKPPMVHRDVKTTNILLNEHFEAKLADFGLSRSFLIEGETHVSTVVAGTPGYLDPEYHRTNWLTEKSDVYSFGILLLEIITNRHVIDQSREKPHIGEWVGVMLTKGDIQSIMDPSLNEDYDSGSVWKAVELAMSCLNHSSARRPTMSQVVIELNECLASENARGGASRDMESKSSIEVSLTFGTEVSPNAR; this is encoded by the exons ATGGTACCCGCTCTTCGACGACTCATGGACACAA AGATTCAGGCTCTAAGGGCAAACGAGACAAGGGAGTTCAATGTGACACTGAATGGAGAATATACTTTTGGACCTTTTAGTCCTATACCGCTAAAAACCGCATCCATAGTCGACTTAAGCCCAGGGCAATGCGATGGAGGGAGATGCATTTTGCAGGTTGTGAAGACGCTGAAATCTACGCTTCCTCCTTTACTTAATGCTATCGAAGCTTTCACCGTGATTGATTTCCCGCAAATGGAgacaaatgaaaatgatg TTGCTGGGATCAAGAATGTTCAAGGTACTTATGGATTGAGTAGAATTAGTTGGCAAGGAGATCCATGTGTCCCCAAACAGTTATTGTGGGATGGTCTAAACTGCAAAAACTCGGATATTTCTACGCCACCGATAATCACTTCCTT AGACTTATCTTCAAGTGGATTAACTGGGATCATCACGCAAGCCATTAAGAATCTTACTCACCTGCAAATATT GGACTTGTCAGATAATAATTTGACTGGAGAAGTACCTGAGTTTTTAGCTGACATAAAATCACTCTTGGTCAT AAACTTAAGTGGTAATAATCTAAGTGGCTCAGTTCCTCCCTCACTTCTTCAGAAGAAAGGAATGAAGTTAAA TGTCGAAGGCAATCCTCATATTCTTTGCACAACGGGTTCTTGTGTCAAGAAAAAAGAGGATGgacataagaaaaagagtgtCATAGTGCCAGTTGTTGCATCAATTGCTTCAATAGCTGTTCTTATAGGTGCATTGGTTCTGTTTCTAATTCTTAGAAAGAAAAGGTCACCAAAAGTTGAAG GGCCACCACCATCTTATATGCAAGCATCAGATGGTAGATTGCCTAGATCATCTGAACCGGCAATCGTAACGAAAAATAGAAGGTTTTCTTATTCACAAGTTGTGATAATGACAAATAACTTCCAAAGAATCCTTGGGAAAGGAGGGTTTGGAATGGTTTATCATGGTTTCGTGAACGGTACAGAGCAAGTAGCTGTTAAGATACTCTCCCATTCATCGTCTCAAGGATATAAACAATTCAAAGCTGAG GTAGAACTTCTTCTTAGAGTTCATCACAAGAACTTGGTTGGTCTTGTTGGGTACTGCGACGAAGGAGATAACTTGGCTCTTATCTATGAATACATGGCCAATGGAGATCTAAAAGAACATATGTCAg GAACACGTAACCGCTTTATTTTGAATTGGGGAACTAGACTAAAAATAGTCATCGAGTCTGCACAAG GACTCGAGTACTTGCATAATGGTTGCAAACCACCAATGGTACATAGGGACGTCAAAACTACAAATATATTGTTGAACGAACACTTTGAGGCCAAACTTGCGGATTTTGGGCTTTCGAGATCATTCCTGATCGAAGGTGAAACTCATGTATCAACAGTTGTTGCTGGAACTCCTGGATATCTCGATCCTGA aTACCATAGAACAAATTGGTTGACAGAAAAGAGtgatgtttatagttttgggATTCTATTGTTGGAGATTATCACAAACCGACATGTGATCGACCAAAGCCGTGAAAAGCCACACATAGGAGAATGGGTAGGAGTAATGCTTACAAAAGGAGACATCCAAAGCATTATGGATCCAAGTCTCAATGAAGATTATGATTCCGGTTCTGTTTGGAAAGCTGTTGAACTAGCAATGAGTTGTCTAAATCATTCTTCAGCGAGAAGACCGACCATGTCCCAAGTTGTTATTGAATTGAACGAGTGTCTGGCTTCTGAAAATGCAAGGGGAGGAGCAAGTCGGGACATGGAATCAAAGAGTTCTATAGAAGTGAGCTTGACGTTTGGTACTGAAGTGAGCCCAAACGCTCGATAG